In Agromyces sp. Leaf222, the genomic window CAGCGGGTCGGGCTCGATCCTGCGCGCATCTACGTTTCGTGCTTCAGCGGAGACCTGGTGCACGGCATCCCGAAGGACGAGGAGGCCGCCGCGATCTGGACTCGGCTGTTCTCGGAGGCCGGGGTCTCGACCGGTCAGGCGGACGTCGGAACCGAAGCGCACGCCGCGGCCGTCGGAACCGACGGGGCGCGCATCGCCTTCTATGGCTCGAAGAACTGGTGGTGCCGAGGCGGCAAGGCCGAGGAGATGCCGATCGGCGAGCCCGGCGGGCCCGATTCCGAGATCTTCTACCTCTTCCCGCAGGTCGAACATGATCCGGCCTACGGGGCGCACTGCCATCAGAACTGCGACTGCGGCCGGTTCATCGAGCTCGGCAATTCGGTGTTCATGGAGTACCGGCGAACCGAATCCGGCTTCGAGCCGCTGCCTCGACGCAACGTCGACTACGGCGGCGGCCTGGCCCGCATCGCCGCGGCCGCGATGGACAGTCCCGATGTCTTCCGCATCGGACTCCTGTGGCCGATCATCGAGCGACTCCAGGAGCTGTCCGGCACCTCGTACGAGGAACGGACGCACGCCATGCGGGTCATCGCCGACCACCTGCGTGGTGCGGCGTTCCTGGCTGTCGACGGGGTGCAGCCGAGCAACAAGGCGCAGGGCTACGTGATGCGCCGGCTGATCCGCCGGGCCGTGAGGTTCGCCTTCGACCTCGGACTCGAGGAGAACTTCTTTCCCGCGATCGTCCCGACGATCGCGCGCATCTACGAGGCGCATTTCCCCGAGGTCGGCGAGCACGCCGACTACGTGCAGCGGGTGCTCGCCAAGGAGGAGCAGGCATTCCGCCGAACGCTGCGCAAGGGGCTCAGGCAGCTCGAGGCGTTCCGCGCCGACGGCGTATCCGGTGGAGAGCTGTTCGTGCTCTCCGACACCTTCGGGTTCCCGATCGAGCTCTCGACCGAAGAAGCCGTCAGGCAGGGCATCGCCGTCAGCCCCGACTGGCGCACCGAGTTCGACGAGCAGATGGCCGCCCAGCGCGCCAGGTCGCAGCGCAGCACGACCCTGCACGTCTGAGGTCGCTCAGGCCGCCGGTCGCTCAGACCTCGGTCGCTCAGACCGTGTCGACCGCCGCGAGGATCGCGTCGATCGTCGTCTCGGGGTGCGACACCATCGACACGTGCGACGCGGCCACCTCGGAGACGGTCGAGCCCGCCCGCTCGGCCATCCGCTGCAGCACGTCGGCCGGGATGACGCGGTCGTCGGTGCCGATCACGGCCCAGCTGCGAATCGACTTCCAGGCCGGAGGCCCCGACGGCGTCACGTTGGCGACGAGCGAGGCCGGGCGCTGGCTGGCGGCGATGGTCCAGCGGGTCGCCTCGTCGAGATCCGGCGCGAACGATGCGTGCACGACCTCGGGCTTCAGGAACACCTCGGCGGCTCCTTCAGGAGCGCCGGGGTACCCGGCGATGTCGAAGATGGTCGTCGGATCCGCGACGCCGAGGGCCGAACTCGAGCCCTCGAGCAGCTGCACGACCGTCTCACCCTCGTCGGGCATGAACGCGTTGACGTAGACGAGCGCGCGCACGTCGCCCGCGGTGCCGGCGTTCGTGATCACGGCGCCGCCGTACGAGTGTCCGACGAGCACGACCGGACCGCTGGTGCGCTGCGCGAGGAACGACGCCACATAGGCGCTGTCTTCAGTGAGCCCCCGCAGCAGGTTCGGCGGGACGAGCACCGTGAACCCCTTCGCCTGCAGGGCACGCGTGACCGCGTCCCAACTCGACCCGTCGGCCCACGCCCCGTGCACCAGCACGATCGTCGGCTTCGTCGCGGCATCCGTCATGGCATCCCCAATGCTCGTCTCGGAGGCACACTACGCCTGCGCGTCGGCGCAGCGCCAGCACGTTTCTGCGACGCCGGGTGTAATTTCGGGTGCTCGTGCCGGCGATGCGAACCCGCAGATCAGTCGACGAGTTGCGGCTGCCGTTTCGCCCGTGCCCAGCGGGCGGGCAGCCCCGGGCCGTCCCAGACCTGGATCACGCCCCACGCGACGGCCGTGATCGGCACGGCGAGCACGGCGCCGAGCACGCCGCCGAGTGCCGTGCCGACGGTCAGGGCGACGAGGATCACGAAGGCGTGCAGCTTCATCGTGCGGCCCATGAGCACCGGCTGCAGGAAGTTGCCCTCGAGCTGGTTGACGAGCACGACGACGCCGACCACGAAGAGCGCGTTGATCCAGTCGTTGGCGACGAGGGCGACGAGGGCGGCGAGGATGCCGGCGAGCGTGGCACCCACGATCGGGATGAACGCGAGCACGAACACGAGCACCGCGAGCGGGATCGCGAGGGGCACCTGCAGGATCACGAGGCCGATGTAGATGCCGAGGGCGTCGACGAGCGCGACGGCCGCCGTGCCGCGCACGTACGAGCCGAGCACCGAGACGGTCTTGTCGCCGACCCGACGCGCGCGGGCGTAGTTCTCGCCGCGGAACGGGCGGAGCAGGAACTCCCACATCTGCGGGCCGTCCTTGAGGAAGAAGAACAGGATCGTGACGAGCAGCACGAACCCCGTGATGAAGCTCGCCACCGCACCCACCCCGGCGATCGCACCCGACCCGAACTGCGCGCTCGTGAGGAAGTCGGTGATCTGCGAGATCCAGTCGTCGAGCTGGTCGGGCGTCGGGAAGAACGGCAGGTCCTGGGCCCAGACCGCGAGGGATTTGAAACCCTCCTGCGCCTGGGCGTAGAGCTCGTCCCACTGGTCGCGCACGGCCCAGACGATGAGCCAGCCGAGGCCGCCGAGCAGGGCGACGGTCACGAGCAGCGTGATGAGCGTCGCGAAGACCGACGGGATGCCGCGGCCGCGCATCCAGCGCATGGCCGGTGCGAACGCGCTCGCGAAGATGAGGGCGAGTACCAGCGGGATCGTGACGAGCGTGAGCGACTGGATCACGAAGATGATGCCCGCGGCGATCGCCACGACGACGATCGCCTGGATCGAGCGGATCGCGAGGCGTCCGAATCCGTCGGCCCAGAGGCTCCAGGGCGCCCGGTCGGCCTTCAGCGCGACCGACGGATTCTGCAGGCGGATGATGCGGGGCTCGCGAGGTCCGAAGAGTGGCATGAGACGACGTTACCGGCCGCGATCGACCGGTTCGCCCCCTTGACCGGTCGGCCGCCATGCGCCATGCCCGCGACCGGCCGCCGTGCGACCGGCGCTCTCGTCACCGACCGGGCCCATCACGACCAGAGGTGGTCGACGACCCACCCGCCGTCGACGCGCACGATGTCGAGCGTGACGAGTTCGTCGGACTCCGAGCAGGCGCGGATGCGCCAGCCGAACTGCTGCGCAGGCGGGTGGGTGACCGCGGCCGGCAGCGTCTCGGGCTCGAGCGTGAGCGGGATGGGGGTGTCGACCGGGCGCCAGCGCTCGCCGCGGTACACGAGCCTCACAGGCACCCCGCCCTGCTCCCAGATGGACACGGCCTCCAGTGTGATCGACATGTCGCGACTCCCTCGATTCGAACGTGTGTTCGAATGTAGCGGGTCGGGGCGCGACACGCCCAACGCCTCCGGACATCCGTCGACGTCACGGTCTGCCCGGCGGCGAACACGCGGCGGCGCGCCGGCGTCGCGCGACTCCGGCCTCAGTCGCTCGTGAGGATCGCGAGCTGCCCGGTCGCCCTCGTCATCGCGACGTAGCGGTCGACCGCTCCTTCGATGCCCTCCCCGTATTGCTCGGGATCGAGGAGCACCACGAGGTCGAACTCGAGCCCCTTCGCCAGCTCGGGCGTCAGCCACCGCACGCGGGCCGAACTCGCCCGAGTGCCGCCCGCGGCATCCGCTCGCGCATCGGAGTCGCCAGCCCCGGGCCCGACCGAGATCACGCAGGCGACGCCCTCGTCGTGCTCGGCGAGCCATCGCTCGAGCACCTCGCCGAGGTCGCCGACCGGGCCGTGCACGACGGGCAGCCCGCTGCTGCGCACCGAGGTCGGCACGTTCGCGTCGGGCAGGGCGGCCCTGATCACGGGTGCGGCCTCGCGCATGACCTCCTCGGGCGTGCGGTAGTTGACCGTGAGCGAGGCGATCGTGACGCGATCGAGCCCGACGCGGGCGAGGCGCTCCGCCCAGGACTCGGTGAAGCCGTGCCTGGCCTGCGCACGGTCGCCGACGATCGTGAAGCTGCGCGACGGGCACCGCAGCAGCAGCATCTGCCACTCGGCATCCGTCAGCTCCTGCGCCTCGTCGACGACGATGTGCGCGAACGGGCCCGCGAGCGCGTCGGGGTCGCTCGCGGGTGCGGCGGTGTGCTCGAGCAGGGTGTGCTGCACGTCGTCGCCTCGCAGCATCGTCATGAGCCCCTCGCCGTCGTCGAGCTCCATCGAGGCGATGAGGTGGTCGACGACGGTGCCCATCTCCGCCCGCTCGTGCTCGGCCTCGGCCTCGCGGCGGCGTCGGCGAGCGGATGCCTCCGGGTCGCCGATGCGCTGCCGTGCCGCGTCGAGCAGGGGCAGGTCCGAAACCGTCCAGGCGCGGGCGTCGGTGCGCTGCATGGCCTCGACCTCGGACGGCGCGAGCCACGGCGCGCACGCCCGGAGGTAGGCCGGAACCGACCACAGGTCGCCCACGACGCCGGCCGCGTCGAGCAACGGCCACGCGCGGTTGAACGCCGAGCGCAGCGCCGCGTTCTGCTGCAACGCACGCCGGACCATGGCCTCGGTGACGGTCTCGTCGACCTCGTCGTGGTTGTCGGCGAGCACGCCGACGAGCGCGTCCCACACCTGCCCCCGAGCCTCGTTGTGCGGGGTGCCGGCGTCGGGCGCGCCGAACGCCTCGGCCCAGTCGACAGGGTCGAGCCAGACATCCGCCCACGGCGTCTCGACCATGAGGCCGACGCTCGGCGGTTCCTCGTAGTGGCGCACGGCCGACTCGACGGCCTGCACGATCCTCGCCGAGGACTTCAGGCGCGCGACCTCCGCATGCTCCTCGGCGCCTGCCGCGGCGCCCTCGGGAACGAGGTCGCGCAGCGTGCACGTCTCGACGCCCTCCTCGCCGAGGCTCGGCAGCACGTCGGCG contains:
- a CDS encoding alpha/beta fold hydrolase, which gives rise to MTDAATKPTIVLVHGAWADGSSWDAVTRALQAKGFTVLVPPNLLRGLTEDSAYVASFLAQRTSGPVVLVGHSYGGAVITNAGTAGDVRALVYVNAFMPDEGETVVQLLEGSSSALGVADPTTIFDIAGYPGAPEGAAEVFLKPEVVHASFAPDLDEATRWTIAASQRPASLVANVTPSGPPAWKSIRSWAVIGTDDRVIPADVLQRMAERAGSTVSEVAASHVSMVSHPETTIDAILAAVDTV
- a CDS encoding alanine--tRNA ligase-related protein, with amino-acid sequence MTADALTADEIRRAFLDLMTERGHVVIPRAPLIPRDDPTTLFTGSGMQPLLPYLLGAEHPAGSRLADSQTCLRVQDIEEVGDNRHTTFFEMLGNWSLGDYFKQEQIPQVWEFLTQRVGLDPARIYVSCFSGDLVHGIPKDEEAAAIWTRLFSEAGVSTGQADVGTEAHAAAVGTDGARIAFYGSKNWWCRGGKAEEMPIGEPGGPDSEIFYLFPQVEHDPAYGAHCHQNCDCGRFIELGNSVFMEYRRTESGFEPLPRRNVDYGGGLARIAAAAMDSPDVFRIGLLWPIIERLQELSGTSYEERTHAMRVIADHLRGAAFLAVDGVQPSNKAQGYVMRRLIRRAVRFAFDLGLEENFFPAIVPTIARIYEAHFPEVGEHADYVQRVLAKEEQAFRRTLRKGLRQLEAFRADGVSGGELFVLSDTFGFPIELSTEEAVRQGIAVSPDWRTEFDEQMAAQRARSQRSTTLHV
- a CDS encoding AI-2E family transporter, with the protein product MPLFGPREPRIIRLQNPSVALKADRAPWSLWADGFGRLAIRSIQAIVVVAIAAGIIFVIQSLTLVTIPLVLALIFASAFAPAMRWMRGRGIPSVFATLITLLVTVALLGGLGWLIVWAVRDQWDELYAQAQEGFKSLAVWAQDLPFFPTPDQLDDWISQITDFLTSAQFGSGAIAGVGAVASFITGFVLLVTILFFFLKDGPQMWEFLLRPFRGENYARARRVGDKTVSVLGSYVRGTAAVALVDALGIYIGLVILQVPLAIPLAVLVFVLAFIPIVGATLAGILAALVALVANDWINALFVVGVVVLVNQLEGNFLQPVLMGRTMKLHAFVILVALTVGTALGGVLGAVLAVPITAVAWGVIQVWDGPGLPARWARAKRQPQLVD
- the helR gene encoding RNA polymerase recycling motor ATPase HelR, which translates into the protein MTSTAFNLPDRLAAKAEPELIGVDDAHFATIAASLDRAVAEASARLDAVRRQPGGHGQQALDRDLEVHRLTARLRTLRRFGLDLCLGRIVADAAEAPVYIGRAGLADGSGGRLLVDWRSPAAEPYFGATHGDPMGLASRRRYRWTNGRVTDYWDEVFTADGLEGHAALDDQSAFIASLGGSRSARMRDVLGTIQADQDAIIRAGSRGALVVDGGPGTGKTVVALHRTAYLLYSDPRLGHRHGGVLFVGPHQPYLDYVADVLPSLGEEGVETCTLRDLVPEGAAAGAEEHAEVARLKSSARIVQAVESAVRHYEEPPSVGLMVETPWADVWLDPVDWAEAFGAPDAGTPHNEARGQVWDALVGVLADNHDEVDETVTEAMVRRALQQNAALRSAFNRAWPLLDAAGVVGDLWSVPAYLRACAPWLAPSEVEAMQRTDARAWTVSDLPLLDAARQRIGDPEASARRRRREAEAEHERAEMGTVVDHLIASMELDDGEGLMTMLRGDDVQHTLLEHTAAPASDPDALAGPFAHIVVDEAQELTDAEWQMLLLRCPSRSFTIVGDRAQARHGFTESWAERLARVGLDRVTIASLTVNYRTPEEVMREAAPVIRAALPDANVPTSVRSSGLPVVHGPVGDLGEVLERWLAEHDEGVACVISVGPGAGDSDARADAAGGTRASSARVRWLTPELAKGLEFDLVVLLDPEQYGEGIEGAVDRYVAMTRATGQLAILTSD